In Edaphobacter aggregans, the sequence ACAGCCTCCACCGTCCGCATCCATACCGACGCCACTGCCGACTCCATCATGCTCAAGGTTGTCGATGAAGGCCGCGGCATCCCCTCAGACAAGCTCGACAGCATCTTCGACCGTTTCCAGCAGGTAGAACCCTCCGACGCCCGCCAGAAAGGCGGCACCGGCCTCGGCCTTGCAATCTGCCGCAGCATCGTCCAGCAACACGGCGGCTCCATCTGGGCTCAGCGCAACATCGGCGTCGGCACCACACTCTACGTCATGCTGCCCCGCACGACCCGCGCCTCCGACCTGCCTTCGGTCTCTACGCCTGCCGCTCTTCCTGCCTCTCTTGCCCATCGTGGCGAAGGCGCCATCCTGGTCTGCGATGACGACGCCGGTATCCGAACCGTGGTCTCCGAACACCTCACACGCCAGGGCTACACCGTCATCGAAGCCGTCTCCGGCGACGAAGCCCTCGTCCTTGCTGCCGAGCACCACGTCGAAGCCATCCTCCTCGACCTCTACATGCCCGGCCTTAGCGGCTGGGAGACCCTCCAGCGGCTCCGCAACCAGCCGGCAACGGCCAACATTCCCGTCGTGGTCCTGAGCGTCCTCTCCTCCACCCTCCGTCCCCAGCTCACAGGCGACGCTCAGGGATGGGTCCAGAAACCCTTCAACGAAAATCTCCTCTTCGCCGAACTAGGCCGCGTCCTCCATCAAGGAGAAGGCCCCGCCTACGTCCTTCTCGTCGAAGACGACGAAGACCTGGCCAGTGTCCTCACCGCCAGCTTCGAAGATGCTGCGGTCCACATCGACCACGCCTCCACCCGCCAGCAGGCCATCCGGCACTGCATCAACCGCCGCCCCGACCTGCTTATCCTTGACCTCACCTTGCCCGACGGCGACGGCTTCTCGCTGGTCGAATGGCTCCGCCAACAGCCTGCCCTACGAACCCTCCCCCTGGTCGTCTACTCCGGCCGCGAGGTCTCCGACGTCGAGATGGCCAAACTCCGCCTCGGCCCCACCGAGTTCCTCACCAAGGCTAAGGTCCAGCCGCAGGAGGTCGAAGAATTGGTCCTTTCCATGGTCCAGCGCATCCGCTCCCGGTTCTCCGATCTCGCCACTACTGCCCAATAAGCAGGAAGAAACTTCCCAGTTACCTCCAATAACTTCCATCGCATGAGAGAATA encodes:
- a CDS encoding response regulator → MQLTERSQLDTLKDEFISTVSHELRTPLTSIRGALGLLSSGVIGDVDPKALNLLRIAVTNTDRLIRLINDILDLERMESGRAPLQIRRCSLQDLCEQAIETMTPMADAGTVYLELVGSTGLGAASSETLFFDGDADRILQVLTNLLSNAIKFSPTASTVRIHTDATADSIMLKVVDEGRGIPSDKLDSIFDRFQQVEPSDARQKGGTGLGLAICRSIVQQHGGSIWAQRNIGVGTTLYVMLPRTTRASDLPSVSTPAALPASLAHRGEGAILVCDDDAGIRTVVSEHLTRQGYTVIEAVSGDEALVLAAEHHVEAILLDLYMPGLSGWETLQRLRNQPATANIPVVVLSVLSSTLRPQLTGDAQGWVQKPFNENLLFAELGRVLHQGEGPAYVLLVEDDEDLASVLTASFEDAAVHIDHASTRQQAIRHCINRRPDLLILDLTLPDGDGFSLVEWLRQQPALRTLPLVVYSGREVSDVEMAKLRLGPTEFLTKAKVQPQEVEELVLSMVQRIRSRFSDLATTAQ